From Rhizobium sp. NZLR1, a single genomic window includes:
- the fliR gene encoding flagellar biosynthetic protein FliR, with protein MITDAQGTVLALFLVFCRIGGCVLALPGFSSARVPDQLRVFIAGALSIAVMPLLWDTVYPAVHTGSGTYIGLIVSESLIGVMYGMLARIYTLGMQFAASILAMMVGYSQPGSADILEDTPETSLSAFVTFAGIMILFIMDFHHIVFRALIDSYTTMPFGGLMQMRATLISFTDTLEQTTYIMLRLSSPFLIYGLIFNVSIGFINKLAPQIPVYFISTPYLLMGGLFLIYFSIAAMVSQFGQSFGSIYIGR; from the coding sequence ATGATAACAGACGCGCAAGGGACCGTTCTCGCGCTGTTTCTGGTTTTCTGCCGAATCGGTGGGTGTGTGCTGGCTCTTCCGGGTTTTTCCTCGGCGCGCGTGCCCGACCAACTGCGCGTCTTCATCGCAGGCGCGCTCTCGATCGCCGTCATGCCGCTGCTCTGGGACACTGTCTATCCGGCCGTTCACACCGGTTCCGGAACATATATCGGCCTGATCGTCAGCGAATCGCTGATCGGCGTGATGTACGGCATGCTGGCGAGGATCTACACGCTCGGCATGCAGTTCGCCGCCTCGATCCTCGCCATGATGGTCGGCTACTCCCAGCCGGGCTCCGCCGACATCCTCGAAGATACGCCGGAGACCAGCCTTTCCGCTTTCGTCACCTTTGCCGGCATCATGATCCTGTTCATCATGGATTTTCATCACATCGTCTTCCGCGCACTGATCGATTCCTACACGACCATGCCGTTCGGCGGTCTGATGCAGATGCGCGCGACGCTGATCTCCTTTACCGACACGCTGGAGCAGACCACCTACATCATGCTGCGGCTGTCGAGCCCGTTCTTGATCTACGGCCTGATCTTCAATGTCTCGATCGGCTTCATCAACAAGCTGGCGCCGCAGATACCGGTTTACTTCATCTCGACGCCCTATCTGCTGATGGGCGGGCTCTTCCTGATCTATTTCTCGATTGCGGCGATGGTCAGCCAGTTCGGCCAGTCCTTCGGCTCGATCTATATCGGGCGATGA
- a CDS encoding rod-binding protein, with product MAISPPSDLVLDVVKAADPMEVQAAQEKLKANRAAFAATSLAENGKGFANTVDILDHIGQKSGVNNIQNRTKAEEVPESYRKFEAMVLQNFVKNMLPSESDDVYGKGATGDIWKGMMAEQLGNVMAKGDGIGIAKQMYSEQLRRQEGKIVNASTDKDDRNIALSMIDDFQRKTFGTPTAEAKTDKTG from the coding sequence GTGGCTATTTCGCCCCCCAGTGATCTGGTCCTGGATGTTGTCAAAGCTGCCGACCCCATGGAGGTTCAGGCAGCCCAGGAAAAATTGAAGGCAAATCGTGCGGCCTTTGCTGCAACGAGCCTCGCCGAGAACGGCAAGGGCTTCGCCAATACGGTCGATATTCTCGACCATATCGGCCAGAAGAGCGGCGTCAACAATATCCAGAACCGCACCAAGGCTGAGGAAGTGCCGGAAAGCTACCGGAAATTCGAGGCCATGGTTCTGCAGAATTTCGTCAAGAACATGCTGCCGAGCGAAAGCGACGACGTCTACGGTAAGGGTGCGACCGGCGATATCTGGAAAGGCATGATGGCCGAGCAGCTCGGCAACGTCATGGCCAAGGGTGACGGCATCGGCATCGCCAAGCAGATGTACAGCGAGCAGCTGCGCCGGCAGGAAGGCAAGATCGTCAATGCTTCGACCGATAAGGATGACCGCAACATTGCGCTCAGCATGATCGACGACTTCCAGCGCAAGACATTTGGCACGCCGACCGCCGAAGCCAAGACCGATAAAACAGGATGA
- a CDS encoding WecB/TagA/CpsF family glycosyltransferase, with the protein MNLIANFAVLASRRTIFDLPVCDLGWDDALVFINELASIPVGQTVVCFVNAHNMLTALHDDEYYRIMSHNLVLPDGIGLNIASQIAHGAPFPANLNGTDFVPAFLTFMEAPRRIGLIGGTRSVVVAAAENFRRHTPWHEFVVVSDGYFDTVDSAVVTDELERQKLDILIVGMGTPLQEKWVHDNIRADHARLVLTVGALFDFVSGAVPRAPKTVRMMRMEWAYRLLQEPTRLWRRYIVGIPIFLFHVLRYRFRRRERILSHPEEVVTTLQPRSDHKKAS; encoded by the coding sequence ATGAATCTGATTGCAAACTTCGCGGTGCTCGCATCGCGGCGGACGATCTTCGATCTGCCGGTCTGCGATCTCGGTTGGGACGACGCCCTCGTTTTCATCAACGAGCTGGCCTCCATTCCCGTCGGCCAGACCGTGGTTTGCTTCGTCAACGCCCACAACATGCTGACCGCGCTTCACGACGACGAATATTACCGGATCATGTCGCACAATCTGGTGCTGCCGGACGGCATCGGCCTCAACATTGCATCGCAGATCGCCCATGGTGCGCCGTTTCCCGCCAATCTGAACGGCACCGATTTCGTCCCGGCCTTCCTCACCTTTATGGAGGCCCCGCGCCGCATCGGCCTCATCGGCGGCACACGTTCGGTCGTCGTGGCGGCGGCGGAAAATTTCCGCCGGCATACACCCTGGCATGAATTCGTCGTTGTTTCCGACGGTTACTTCGACACGGTCGATTCCGCTGTCGTTACCGACGAGCTTGAGCGCCAGAAGCTCGATATTTTGATTGTCGGCATGGGAACGCCGCTGCAGGAGAAATGGGTCCACGACAATATCCGTGCCGATCATGCGCGCCTGGTGCTGACGGTCGGCGCTCTGTTCGACTTCGTCTCCGGCGCCGTCCCGCGCGCGCCGAAGACGGTGCGGATGATGCGAATGGAATGGGCTTATCGCCTGCTGCAGGAGCCGACGCGCCTTTGGCGCCGCTACATCGTCGGCATCCCGATCTTTCTTTTCCATGTCCTTCGCTACCGCTTCCGCCGGCGCGAAAGGATACTCAGCCATCCGGAAGAGGTCGTGACCACGCTGCAGCCGCGGTCAGACCACAAGAAAGCGAGCTGA
- a CDS encoding succinoglycan biosynthesis protein exop yields MYDIRARSSFHDRAAARPAAPALARAHDGPYGSPRGAPPSNRPDIAPPEAELLRAIGRALEEQRAKAAAPAPLVDRIETILGNRLRAANDVGHALPQEQARREEPAAPASEPMISLEPLTAIIKKPAEPRPVVPRRRVGGIGVAMMLAAATTIGAGLPALMPASPTLYRAEATLAVKTDAASRAAFTEVAAKGLMSARVVASTVAALKLDHDPEFAGPRANAFGVALDLLSATGAAADPTSRAEATLKHAVEILPDAAAGTILVRVTTGDSGKSMRIAARLAEAVSPPDGSGGNAATDAALRKAYDEAKAELTAFTAKSGEGNVKVAVDLRRQIDGLDADLKEADQTILDAKAQADRLKAAKLAGVLDGSFPSDMLSPALQDWRDKYAVAKTALAQLSAELGPRHPRLLQQQAETDGLKENMGKELTRLAQTANVAAKAAVDARKALNDRRNTLIAQSRDTGVDLSRLTELSDKAAAARSRLDDSASASAGTVTDGHITLMKPALATAVSAPDGLTGGSLAGAAAGLVAGLAAAFLLRLRKPIAASEEEMSASSPLSSAPPALQAVPTTVDEMEVLRSEISGLRDRLRVHTFEARQPLR; encoded by the coding sequence ATGTACGATATCAGGGCCAGAAGCAGTTTTCACGATCGCGCAGCCGCCCGGCCGGCGGCGCCCGCACTGGCGCGCGCCCATGACGGTCCCTATGGATCGCCCCGGGGAGCGCCCCCGTCGAACCGGCCCGATATCGCGCCGCCCGAGGCCGAACTGCTGCGCGCCATCGGCCGCGCGCTGGAAGAACAGCGCGCAAAAGCGGCGGCCCCGGCGCCGCTGGTTGATCGCATCGAGACCATCCTCGGCAATCGCCTGCGAGCCGCCAACGACGTCGGCCATGCGCTTCCTCAGGAACAGGCGCGCCGTGAAGAACCGGCTGCTCCGGCCAGCGAGCCGATGATCTCGCTCGAACCGCTGACCGCGATCATTAAGAAACCGGCCGAGCCTCGCCCGGTAGTGCCACGGCGGCGCGTCGGCGGCATTGGTGTTGCAATGATGCTGGCCGCGGCGACGACGATCGGCGCGGGCCTGCCGGCACTGATGCCGGCTTCGCCAACCCTCTACCGCGCCGAAGCGACGCTTGCGGTGAAGACCGATGCCGCAAGCCGGGCCGCCTTCACAGAGGTCGCGGCGAAAGGGCTGATGTCGGCGCGGGTGGTTGCTTCGACGGTCGCCGCCCTGAAACTCGATCACGATCCCGAATTTGCCGGCCCCAGAGCCAATGCGTTTGGCGTTGCGCTCGATCTCCTCTCTGCGACCGGGGCTGCTGCCGATCCGACCTCGCGCGCCGAGGCGACGTTGAAGCATGCGGTCGAGATACTGCCCGATGCCGCCGCCGGGACGATCCTCGTGAGGGTGACGACCGGCGACAGCGGCAAATCCATGCGCATTGCCGCAAGGCTTGCCGAAGCGGTTTCCCCGCCGGACGGATCCGGCGGCAACGCCGCAACCGACGCCGCCTTGCGCAAGGCCTATGACGAGGCGAAAGCGGAACTGACAGCTTTCACGGCTAAGAGCGGCGAGGGCAACGTCAAGGTGGCGGTCGATCTTCGCCGTCAGATCGACGGGCTCGATGCCGATCTGAAAGAGGCCGACCAGACTATCCTGGACGCCAAGGCGCAGGCCGACCGGCTCAAGGCCGCAAAACTTGCCGGGGTGCTCGACGGTTCGTTCCCCTCCGATATGCTCTCGCCGGCGCTGCAGGACTGGCGCGACAAATATGCGGTCGCCAAGACAGCGCTTGCGCAGCTTTCGGCCGAGCTCGGCCCGCGCCATCCACGCCTCTTGCAGCAGCAGGCCGAAACCGATGGTCTGAAGGAGAATATGGGCAAGGAACTGACCCGTCTTGCCCAGACCGCCAACGTCGCTGCCAAGGCCGCCGTCGATGCGCGCAAGGCCTTGAACGACCGCCGCAACACGCTGATCGCTCAAAGCCGGGATACCGGTGTCGATCTTTCCCGGCTGACCGAGCTCAGCGACAAGGCGGCGGCCGCGCGTTCTCGCCTGGATGATTCGGCTTCCGCGTCGGCGGGGACGGTCACCGACGGTCATATCACTCTCATGAAGCCGGCGCTGGCAACGGCGGTATCGGCGCCCGATGGCCTGACCGGCGGCTCGCTGGCCGGCGCTGCCGCGGGTCTCGTCGCCGGTCTTGCTGCGGCTTTCCTATTGCGCCTCCGCAAACCCATTGCGGCATCCGAAGAGGAAATGTCGGCATCCTCACCGCTGTCTTCCGCGCCGCCGGCACTGCAAGCGGTCCCGACCACGGTCGACGAGATGGAGGTGCTGCGCTCGGAGATCTCCGGCCTGCGCGACCGGCTTCGTGTTCATACGTTCGAAGCGCGGCAGCCGCTGCGCTGA
- the folD gene encoding bifunctional methylenetetrahydrofolate dehydrogenase/methenyltetrahydrofolate cyclohydrolase FolD, with product MATVIDGKNVAASVIQTVKSATAALEKSSGVTAGLAVVIVGDDPASHAYVGSKGRMAKECGFKSVQHTLPVETTQEELAALVATLNADPTIHGILVQLPLPKPLDSESIIQAILPEKDVDGLSIANAGKLAIGDLKTGLVSCTPAGAMVFVRRTHGEDLSGLSAVVIGRSNLFGKPMAQLLLNANATVTIAHSRTKNLAEVCRNADILVAAVGRPEMVRADWVKPGATVIDVGINRVAAPERGEGKTRLVGDVAFEEVSAVASTITPVPGGVGPMTIAMLMANTVIAAHRAAGQTPPQF from the coding sequence GTGGCGACAGTAATCGACGGCAAGAACGTAGCTGCATCGGTCATTCAGACGGTCAAGAGCGCGACGGCAGCGCTGGAAAAGAGCAGCGGCGTCACCGCCGGCCTCGCGGTCGTCATCGTCGGCGACGATCCGGCAAGCCACGCCTATGTCGGCTCGAAGGGCCGCATGGCCAAGGAATGCGGCTTCAAATCAGTCCAGCACACGCTGCCGGTCGAAACCACCCAGGAGGAGCTGGCAGCCCTCGTCGCCACCCTCAACGCCGATCCGACGATCCACGGCATCCTGGTGCAATTGCCCCTGCCGAAACCGCTCGACAGTGAGTCGATCATTCAGGCGATCCTGCCGGAAAAGGATGTCGATGGCCTCAGTATCGCCAATGCCGGCAAGCTCGCCATCGGCGACCTGAAGACCGGACTGGTTTCCTGCACGCCGGCCGGCGCCATGGTCTTCGTCCGCCGCACCCACGGCGAGGACCTCTCCGGCCTCAGCGCCGTCGTCATCGGCCGCTCCAACCTGTTCGGCAAGCCGATGGCGCAATTGCTGCTCAACGCCAATGCGACGGTGACGATCGCGCATTCGAGAACCAAGAACCTCGCCGAGGTCTGCCGCAATGCCGACATCCTGGTGGCCGCCGTCGGCCGGCCGGAGATGGTCAGGGCCGATTGGGTCAAGCCGGGTGCGACGGTCATCGACGTCGGCATCAACCGCGTGGCAGCCCCCGAAAGAGGCGAGGGCAAGACCAGGCTCGTCGGCGACGTCGCCTTCGAGGAGGTCTCTGCGGTCGCCAGCACCATCACCCCGGTTCCGGGCGGCGTCGGGCCGATGACCATCGCCATGCTGATGGCCAATACCGTCATCGCCGCCCATCGCGCTGCAGGACAGACCCCGCCGCAGTTCTGA
- a CDS encoding substrate-binding domain-containing protein: MNLKQLSELLGLSQTTVSRALNGYPEVNEATRERVLQAVKETGYRPNKAAQRLATGKAGSIGLVMPTAPGHQSDVHFGEFLAGLGEEAVRHDFHFVIMPADPDDEVAALRRLAISGNVDALFVAYMRGHDPRLAMLKSLSMPYVVHGRSFGSEPDYPYLDIDNEGAFYDATRLLLQLGHTRFALMNGPIHLDFAIRRKNGIISALAERGLTLDEDCVSHALMTDEQGLLAMEHFLQLPERPTAILCSSTVLALGAIRAVNQAGLRLGEDISLIAHDDVLPLLKPENFSVPLTTTRSSLRAAGVRIAQRLIGTVKQAGPFPDQELWKTELIVRASTGPAPQQP, translated from the coding sequence GTGAATCTCAAACAGCTATCGGAATTGCTGGGGCTGTCGCAGACGACGGTGAGCCGAGCGCTCAACGGCTATCCCGAGGTCAACGAGGCGACCCGGGAGCGCGTGCTTCAAGCTGTCAAGGAAACCGGATACCGGCCGAACAAGGCGGCGCAGAGGCTTGCGACCGGCAAGGCCGGCTCGATCGGCCTCGTCATGCCGACGGCGCCCGGCCACCAGTCCGACGTGCATTTCGGTGAATTCCTGGCCGGGCTCGGCGAAGAGGCCGTGCGCCACGACTTCCACTTCGTCATCATGCCGGCCGACCCGGACGACGAGGTTGCGGCGCTCAGGCGCCTTGCGATCAGCGGCAATGTCGATGCGCTGTTCGTCGCCTATATGCGCGGCCACGACCCGCGGCTCGCCATGCTGAAATCGCTCTCCATGCCCTATGTCGTGCACGGCCGATCCTTCGGCTCGGAGCCCGACTATCCCTATCTCGACATCGACAATGAGGGCGCCTTCTACGATGCGACGCGGCTCTTGCTGCAGCTCGGCCATACGCGCTTTGCGCTAATGAACGGGCCAATACATCTCGATTTCGCCATCCGCAGGAAGAACGGCATCATATCAGCGCTTGCCGAGCGCGGGCTGACGCTCGACGAGGATTGCGTCAGCCATGCGCTGATGACGGACGAGCAAGGTCTGCTGGCGATGGAACACTTCCTGCAGCTGCCGGAGCGGCCAACGGCCATCCTCTGCTCCAGCACGGTGCTGGCGCTCGGCGCCATCCGCGCGGTCAACCAGGCGGGATTGCGGCTCGGCGAGGATATCTCGCTGATCGCCCATGACGACGTGCTGCCGCTGTTGAAGCCGGAAAACTTCTCCGTGCCGCTGACGACGACGCGCTCCTCGCTCAGGGCCGCCGGCGTTCGCATCGCGCAGCGGCTGATCGGCACGGTGAAGCAGGCAGGCCCCTTTCCCGATCAGGAGCTCTGGAAGACGGAACTGATCGTCAGAGCCTCAACCGGCCCTGCCCCGCAGCAGCCATAA
- a CDS encoding ABC transporter substrate-binding protein, with protein sequence MKKSFLMGVAVAALFAGAASAADLKFAPGQDSKFNWKSYDEFKAAHADLKGQPLTIFGPWRGEDEAFFMSVLAYFTEATGIEAKYSSSENYEQQIVIDTQAGSPPNIAVLPQPGLLADLASKGYLTPLGDENSKWIKDNYGAGDSWVGYGTYKGKDGKEAFYAFPYKADVKSLVWYVPENFEEAGYKIPTTMEELHALTDQIVKDGGVPWCIGLGSGGATGWPATDWVEDIMLRTQPPEAYDKWTTNELKFTDPAVIAAIDEFGKFAKNEKYVDGGVAAVASTDFRDSPKGLFAVPPKCYMHHQASFIPSFFPEGTKLGQDADFFYMPTFASHPELGKPVLGAGTLVSITKDSKAARAFIDFLKTPIAHEVWMAQSSFLTPYKGVGTEAYANPQMKKEGEILTSATTFRFDGSDLMPGKIGAGAFWTGMVDFVGGKSAQDAAGEIQSAWDGIK encoded by the coding sequence ATGAAAAAGTCATTTTTGATGGGCGTTGCCGTGGCAGCGCTTTTTGCCGGTGCTGCGTCCGCGGCCGATCTGAAATTTGCCCCGGGACAGGATTCCAAGTTCAACTGGAAGAGCTATGACGAATTCAAGGCCGCTCATGCCGATCTGAAGGGGCAGCCCCTGACGATCTTCGGGCCGTGGCGCGGCGAGGACGAGGCGTTCTTCATGAGCGTTCTTGCCTATTTCACCGAAGCGACCGGCATCGAAGCCAAATACTCCTCTTCCGAAAACTACGAACAGCAGATCGTCATCGACACGCAGGCAGGCTCACCACCGAACATCGCCGTTCTGCCGCAGCCCGGCCTCCTCGCCGACCTCGCCAGCAAGGGCTACCTGACGCCGCTCGGCGACGAAAACTCCAAGTGGATCAAGGACAATTACGGCGCCGGCGACAGCTGGGTCGGTTACGGCACCTATAAGGGCAAGGACGGCAAGGAAGCCTTCTACGCCTTCCCTTATAAGGCCGACGTGAAGTCGCTGGTCTGGTACGTTCCGGAGAACTTCGAGGAAGCCGGCTACAAGATCCCGACGACCATGGAAGAGCTGCATGCCCTGACCGACCAGATCGTCAAGGATGGCGGCGTTCCCTGGTGCATCGGTCTTGGCTCAGGCGGCGCCACTGGCTGGCCGGCCACAGACTGGGTCGAGGACATCATGCTGCGCACCCAGCCGCCGGAAGCCTATGACAAGTGGACGACCAACGAGCTGAAGTTCACCGATCCGGCCGTTATTGCCGCGATCGACGAGTTCGGCAAGTTTGCCAAGAACGAGAAATACGTCGATGGCGGCGTCGCGGCTGTGGCCTCGACCGATTTCCGCGATAGCCCGAAGGGCCTCTTCGCGGTTCCGCCGAAATGCTACATGCACCATCAGGCCTCGTTCATCCCATCCTTCTTCCCCGAGGGCACGAAGCTCGGCCAGGATGCCGACTTCTTCTACATGCCGACCTTTGCTTCCCACCCAGAACTCGGCAAGCCGGTTCTCGGCGCCGGCACGCTCGTTTCGATCACCAAGGATTCGAAGGCGGCTCGTGCTTTCATCGACTTCCTGAAGACCCCGATCGCGCATGAGGTCTGGATGGCGCAGTCGAGCTTCTTGACGCCGTACAAGGGTGTCGGCACCGAGGCCTATGCCAACCCGCAAATGAAGAAGGAAGGCGAGATCCTGACCTCCGCCACCACCTTCCGTTTCGACGGTTCCGACCTGATGCCGGGCAAGATCGGCGCCGGCGCCTTCTGGACGGGCATGGTCGATTTCGTCGGCGGCAAGTCGGCTCAAGATGCTGCTGGCGAAATCCAGAGCGCCTGGGACGGCATCAAGTAA
- a CDS encoding sugar ABC transporter permease, translating into MLSQIVSALAVVVVAVFACSAYFYFSNKILDLALPVKDGDIRAASRNLNRRALVRPWLFVGPALFLLIVYLVYPVVATFILSFYDRAGEQFVGVANYKWALGDREFRQSIFNNILWLAVVPAACTFFGLVIAVMTDRIWWGNIAKSIVFMPMAISFVGASVIWKFIYEYRGGNDVQIGLLNAIVQTFGGTPEVWISVPFWNNFFLMVILIWIQTGFAMVILSAALRGIPEETIEAAVIDGANGWQIFWRIMVPQVWGSIAVVWTTITILVLKVFDIVLTMTNGQWQSMVLANLMFNWLFRGGGDSGRSAVIAIIIMLAVTPIMVWNVRRANRELKGH; encoded by the coding sequence ATGCTGTCGCAGATAGTGTCCGCTTTGGCCGTCGTGGTCGTCGCCGTTTTCGCGTGCTCGGCCTATTTCTATTTTTCGAACAAGATCCTGGATCTCGCTCTGCCGGTGAAGGATGGCGACATCCGCGCCGCATCGCGCAATCTCAACCGCCGTGCGCTCGTGCGCCCGTGGTTGTTCGTCGGCCCGGCGCTATTCCTGCTCATTGTCTATCTCGTCTATCCGGTCGTTGCGACCTTCATCCTCTCCTTCTACGACCGCGCCGGCGAGCAATTCGTCGGCGTCGCGAACTACAAATGGGCACTCGGCGACCGCGAATTCCGCCAGTCGATCTTCAACAACATCCTCTGGCTTGCCGTTGTACCGGCCGCCTGTACCTTCTTCGGCCTCGTCATCGCCGTGATGACCGATCGCATCTGGTGGGGCAATATCGCCAAAAGCATCGTCTTCATGCCGATGGCGATCTCCTTCGTCGGCGCCTCGGTCATCTGGAAGTTCATCTATGAATATCGCGGCGGCAACGACGTCCAGATCGGCCTCTTGAACGCCATCGTCCAGACGTTCGGCGGCACACCTGAGGTGTGGATCTCAGTTCCCTTCTGGAACAATTTCTTCCTGATGGTCATCCTGATCTGGATCCAGACCGGTTTTGCCATGGTCATTCTGTCGGCCGCCCTTCGCGGCATTCCCGAAGAGACCATCGAGGCCGCCGTCATCGACGGCGCCAATGGCTGGCAGATCTTCTGGCGCATCATGGTACCGCAAGTCTGGGGCTCGATCGCGGTGGTCTGGACGACGATCACCATCCTCGTCCTCAAGGTCTTCGATATCGTGCTGACCATGACCAACGGCCAGTGGCAGTCGATGGTGCTGGCGAATCTGATGTTCAACTGGCTGTTCCGCGGCGGCGGCGATTCCGGCCGAAGCGCCGTCATCGCCATCATCATCATGCTCGCCGTCACGCCGATCATGGTCTGGAACGTGCGACGCGCCAATCGCGAACTGAAGGGCCACTGA
- a CDS encoding carbohydrate ABC transporter permease encodes MTAVGSYFKIGPARLFVHAAVLLIVIVWLIPTLGIFVSALRDKDQIVVSGWWTSFVGSTQTVAVRLGTADQQQQEGAAYVISGNVLEGQTGRSVKAFGNRVQQPAAFKAGETADLGDGETLQINGDGSYRYMKNAAFSPDERPRRIYASVSAPPEFTMQNYKTVLTGEGIGQSFINSLTVTIPATIIPILIAAFAAYALSWMEFPGRGLLIALVVGLIVVPLQMSLIPLLRLYNEIGTMLGQPSKTYPGIWMAHTAFGMPLAIYLLRAYIAGLPKEIIESARVDGASDFEIFVRIVLPLSFPALASFAIFQFLWVWNDLLVAMVFLGTDKDHLVLTGSLNALLGSRGGNWEILTASAFVTIIVPLLVFFGLQRYLVRGLLAGSVKGG; translated from the coding sequence ATGACCGCTGTCGGAAGCTACTTCAAGATCGGCCCCGCCCGTCTCTTCGTTCACGCCGCCGTTCTGCTGATCGTCATCGTCTGGCTGATCCCGACGCTCGGAATCTTCGTCAGCGCGCTGCGCGACAAGGACCAGATCGTCGTCTCCGGCTGGTGGACATCCTTCGTCGGCTCGACGCAGACGGTCGCTGTCCGCCTCGGCACAGCCGATCAGCAGCAGCAGGAAGGTGCGGCTTACGTCATTTCAGGCAATGTGCTGGAAGGCCAGACCGGCCGCTCGGTGAAGGCCTTCGGCAACCGCGTGCAGCAGCCCGCCGCCTTCAAGGCCGGCGAGACTGCCGATCTCGGCGACGGCGAAACCCTGCAGATCAACGGCGACGGCAGCTACCGTTATATGAAGAACGCCGCCTTTTCGCCCGACGAACGCCCGCGGCGCATCTATGCATCCGTCTCTGCGCCGCCGGAATTCACGATGCAGAACTACAAGACGGTTCTGACCGGCGAGGGCATCGGCCAATCCTTCATCAACTCGCTGACCGTGACGATCCCGGCGACGATCATCCCGATCCTGATTGCCGCGTTCGCCGCCTATGCGCTCAGCTGGATGGAGTTTCCTGGCCGCGGGCTGCTGATTGCGCTCGTCGTCGGCCTCATCGTCGTGCCGCTGCAGATGTCGCTGATCCCGCTGCTGCGCCTCTATAACGAGATCGGCACCATGCTCGGCCAGCCGTCCAAAACCTATCCCGGCATCTGGATGGCCCATACCGCCTTCGGCATGCCGCTCGCCATCTACCTCCTGCGGGCCTATATCGCCGGCCTGCCGAAGGAGATCATCGAATCCGCCCGCGTCGACGGCGCCAGCGACTTCGAGATCTTCGTCCGCATCGTATTGCCTCTGTCCTTCCCGGCGCTCGCCTCCTTCGCCATCTTCCAGTTCCTGTGGGTATGGAACGACCTGCTCGTTGCCATGGTCTTCCTCGGCACCGACAAGGACCACCTCGTGCTGACCGGCAGCCTCAACGCGCTGCTTGGCTCACGCGGCGGCAACTGGGAGATTTTGACGGCGTCGGCCTTCGTCACCATCATCGTGCCGCTGCTCGTCTTCTTCGGGCTGCAGCGTTATCTGGTGCGTGGCCTGCTGGCGGGTTCGGTCAAGGGAGGCTGA